Proteins co-encoded in one Kutzneria chonburiensis genomic window:
- a CDS encoding HAD family hydrolase translates to MALTVGFDLDMTLIDARPGVAAAIDQVGAEFGVDLSGSDFASHLGPPLQDMFRDAGMDEALIPALMDRYRALYPAVVIATTVAMPGADEAMAAVRELGGRVLVITGKYEPNARLHVEALGWSIDHLRGELWSAGKGVVLREQGAAVYVGDHVGDVAGALAADAVPVAVTTGPCDRQELVDAGAEVVLTSLEQFPTWLSDNASRFAEPMAG, encoded by the coding sequence GTGGCACTGACCGTCGGATTCGACCTGGACATGACCCTCATCGACGCCCGGCCCGGTGTGGCCGCCGCCATCGACCAGGTCGGCGCCGAGTTCGGCGTCGACCTCAGCGGCTCCGACTTCGCTTCCCACCTCGGGCCGCCGTTGCAGGACATGTTCCGCGACGCCGGCATGGACGAGGCGTTGATCCCCGCCTTGATGGACCGCTACCGGGCGCTGTATCCCGCCGTCGTCATCGCCACCACCGTCGCCATGCCCGGCGCCGACGAGGCCATGGCCGCCGTCCGCGAGCTCGGCGGGCGGGTGCTCGTCATCACCGGTAAGTACGAGCCCAACGCTCGGCTGCACGTCGAGGCCCTCGGTTGGTCCATCGACCACCTACGCGGCGAGCTCTGGTCCGCCGGCAAGGGCGTTGTCCTGCGGGAACAGGGCGCTGCCGTCTACGTCGGCGACCATGTCGGCGACGTGGCGGGCGCTCTGGCCGCCGACGCCGTTCCCGTCGCCGTCACCACCGGGCCTTGTGACCGGCAGGAGCTTGTGGATGCCGGCGCCGAGGTGGTCCTGACCAGCCTTGAGCAGTTCCCCACCTGGCTCTCCGACAACGCCTCCCGCTTCGCCGAACCGATGGCCGGCTGA
- a CDS encoding cold-shock protein: MPTGRVKWYDTEKGFGFVTQDGGEDVYVRASALPPGIEGLKTGQRIEFGMAEGRRGPQALSVRLVDAPPSVAEAKRRPAEELHGLIEDMIKVLEAKIQPDLRRGRYPDRKTAKLIAELVRGVARDLDP, translated from the coding sequence GTGCCGACCGGCAGGGTCAAGTGGTACGACACGGAAAAGGGATTCGGCTTCGTCACCCAGGACGGTGGCGAAGACGTCTACGTGCGTGCTTCCGCGCTGCCGCCCGGGATCGAGGGGCTGAAGACGGGTCAGCGCATCGAGTTCGGCATGGCTGAAGGCCGTCGTGGCCCGCAGGCGCTGTCGGTGCGGCTGGTCGACGCCCCGCCGTCGGTCGCGGAGGCCAAGCGCCGCCCGGCCGAGGAGCTGCACGGCCTGATCGAAGACATGATCAAGGTGCTCGAGGCGAAGATCCAGCCGGACCTGCGCCGCGGCCGCTACCCGGACCGCAAGACGGCGAAGCTGATCGCCGAGCTGGTCCGCGGCGTGGCCAGGGACCTCGACCCGTAA
- a CDS encoding Clp protease N-terminal domain-containing protein, producing MSERVLAVARQEAHAQVSSGHLLLGLLHPDGGNLLRRIGLTVGLDGLREHVRVLTAGPSDPHSRLSDRVKRVLTDHLSPRDMLTALLDDPESTAARALVRAGQDLAGLRRRVREMPNTGRASRHMSQAYHPPPPEIRRQP from the coding sequence ATGTCGGAGCGCGTGCTCGCGGTCGCCCGGCAGGAGGCCCACGCTCAGGTGAGCAGCGGGCATCTCCTGCTGGGCCTGCTCCATCCGGACGGCGGCAACCTGTTGCGCCGCATCGGACTGACCGTCGGCCTGGACGGGTTGCGGGAGCACGTGCGCGTATTGACGGCCGGGCCGTCGGATCCGCACTCCCGGCTGAGCGACCGCGTCAAACGCGTGCTCACGGATCACCTGTCCCCACGGGACATGCTGACCGCGCTGCTGGACGACCCGGAGTCCACGGCGGCGCGGGCGCTGGTCCGTGCCGGCCAGGACCTGGCCGGCCTGCGCCGCCGCGTGCGGGAGATGCCGAACACCGGAAGGGCGAGCCGGCACATGAGCCAGGCGTACCACCCGCCGCCGCCGGAGATCCGGCGTCAGCCCTGA
- a CDS encoding DUF2771 family protein: MSVKRLVPLVLAGAGVLASACSAPPLPQVTFFSVNQTAVTGPTKYCDLKVTKCASDPAAAATLAVPPNKPLQISVPTEVGDAAWQVEFTYTLNGQKEQGRTSVFGRGERLAYTLQLPAGAQLETAAVQRYAGVLTLNPDTGEPEFVIGANWVLTVPGQG; the protein is encoded by the coding sequence GTGAGCGTGAAACGCCTTGTCCCGCTGGTGTTGGCCGGCGCCGGTGTGCTGGCCTCGGCGTGTTCGGCGCCGCCGCTGCCCCAGGTGACCTTCTTCTCGGTCAACCAGACGGCCGTGACCGGTCCCACCAAGTACTGCGACCTCAAGGTCACCAAGTGCGCCTCCGACCCGGCCGCGGCGGCCACGCTGGCCGTGCCGCCGAACAAGCCGTTGCAGATCTCCGTGCCCACCGAAGTCGGCGACGCTGCCTGGCAGGTCGAGTTCACGTACACGCTGAACGGTCAGAAGGAGCAGGGCCGCACCTCCGTGTTCGGCCGGGGCGAGCGGCTGGCATACACCCTCCAGTTGCCCGCCGGGGCGCAGTTGGAGACCGCCGCGGTGCAGCGCTACGCCGGCGTGCTCACGTTGAACCCGGACACCGGCGAGCCGGAGTTCGTGATCGGGGCCAACTGGGTGCTGACGGTCCCCGGTCAGGGCTGA
- a CDS encoding MFS transporter produces MPRYPWQEEGQEPPTYRTAPRYEERPRYEEQTRRQSPPPPPPQQEHRFVPPEQPTSGPRTPKKLTVTRVAMFRSRQLGQRGVDAFRRALHADGADQSGLAALTWAVMMNYATDATLAVALANTLFFSAATGESQGKVALYLLITVAPFAVIAPVIGPMLDRIQHGRRLALAISCFGQALLAVVMALHFDDWGLYPAALGTMVLSKSFNVLKAAVTPRVLPPDITLVKTNARLTVFGLAAAGVFGAVAVGFAKLFNSPGALWFTAILCVANAVLCLRIPAWVEVTEGEVPTSLRAQPKQQTRQPLGRQVVMALWGNGTIRVLTGFLTLFAAFVIKAQTERDHAPFEQILLLGMIGAAAGLGNFLGNGIGARLQFGRPDQVIIGALSAILGMTVVAALIPGVPTVVALALVGAVGSALAKISLDATIQDDLPEESRASAFGRSETILQFGWVFGGALGVLLPAQYWIGFAVVGLLLAAGLAQTVMVNRDSTLLPWLGRRRPLKSDPVTRPSYQRPSPGAAPPGP; encoded by the coding sequence ATGCCGCGGTACCCGTGGCAGGAGGAGGGGCAGGAGCCGCCGACCTATCGCACGGCCCCGCGCTATGAGGAGCGTCCACGCTACGAGGAGCAGACGCGCCGGCAGAGCCCGCCGCCCCCGCCTCCGCAGCAGGAGCACCGGTTCGTGCCGCCTGAGCAGCCGACGAGCGGGCCCCGCACGCCGAAGAAGCTGACCGTGACCCGGGTCGCGATGTTCCGCAGCCGGCAGCTCGGGCAGCGCGGCGTCGACGCGTTCCGGCGGGCCCTGCACGCCGACGGCGCCGACCAGTCCGGGCTCGCGGCGCTCACGTGGGCCGTGATGATGAACTACGCGACCGACGCCACGCTGGCGGTCGCGCTGGCCAACACCCTGTTCTTCTCGGCCGCGACCGGCGAGAGCCAGGGCAAGGTCGCGCTGTACCTGTTGATCACTGTCGCGCCGTTCGCCGTGATCGCGCCGGTCATCGGCCCCATGCTGGACCGCATCCAGCACGGACGGCGGCTGGCGTTGGCCATCTCGTGCTTCGGGCAGGCGCTGCTGGCCGTGGTGATGGCGCTGCACTTCGACGACTGGGGCCTGTACCCGGCGGCGCTGGGCACCATGGTGCTGTCGAAGTCGTTCAACGTGCTCAAGGCCGCCGTCACGCCGCGCGTGCTGCCGCCGGACATCACCCTGGTCAAGACCAACGCCCGGCTCACCGTGTTCGGCCTCGCCGCGGCCGGTGTGTTCGGCGCGGTCGCGGTCGGCTTCGCCAAGCTGTTCAACTCCCCCGGCGCGTTGTGGTTCACAGCCATTCTGTGTGTCGCCAATGCCGTGCTGTGCCTGCGAATTCCGGCCTGGGTCGAGGTGACCGAGGGCGAGGTGCCGACCTCGCTGCGGGCCCAGCCGAAGCAGCAGACCCGGCAGCCGCTGGGCCGTCAGGTCGTGATGGCGTTGTGGGGCAACGGCACCATTCGCGTGCTGACCGGCTTCCTCACGCTGTTCGCAGCGTTCGTGATCAAGGCGCAGACCGAGCGCGACCACGCCCCGTTCGAACAGATCCTGCTGCTCGGCATGATCGGCGCGGCCGCCGGGCTGGGCAACTTCCTCGGCAACGGTATCGGCGCGCGCCTACAGTTCGGCCGCCCCGACCAAGTGATCATCGGTGCGTTGAGCGCCATTCTCGGCATGACCGTCGTCGCCGCGCTGATCCCCGGCGTGCCCACCGTGGTCGCGTTGGCGTTGGTCGGTGCGGTCGGCAGCGCCCTGGCCAAGATCAGCCTTGACGCCACCATCCAGGACGATCTGCCCGAGGAGTCGCGGGCGTCGGCGTTCGGACGGTCCGAGACCATCCTCCAGTTCGGCTGGGTGTTCGGCGGCGCGCTGGGCGTGCTGCTGCCGGCCCAGTACTGGATCGGCTTCGCCGTTGTCGGACTGCTGCTGGCCGCCGGGCTGGCGCAGACCGTCATGGTCAACCGGGACAGCACGCTGCTGCCGTGGCTCGGCCGTCGGCGGCCGCTCAAGTCCGATCCGGTCACCCGGCCCAGCTACCAGCGCCCCAGCCCCGGGGCCGCGCCACCGGGCCCGTAG
- a CDS encoding glutaminyl-peptide cyclotransferase gives MRAAPLLLAVVLLTGCAAPGGPEKLRVEVLGTVTHDTSAFTEGYELADGVLYESTGLQGSSTLRAVDPGTGKVLKSVDLPAEYFGEGIAVVGDRIWQLTWQQNVAMLRDRSTLQQLSTASYQDEGWGLCYDGKRLIMSDGTSLLTFRDPKTFAVTGHVQVDYQGQLNELECADGSVWANVYPTKTIIRVDPGSGAVQGVADLSALGPKDDTTPDDVLNGISVAPAAGEFLVTGKRWPLVYRVRFVRED, from the coding sequence ATGCGCGCAGCCCCGCTGTTACTTGCCGTGGTGTTGCTCACGGGCTGCGCCGCGCCCGGCGGGCCGGAAAAACTGCGGGTCGAGGTGCTCGGCACGGTCACGCACGACACCTCGGCCTTCACGGAAGGTTACGAGCTGGCCGACGGTGTGCTGTACGAGAGCACCGGCCTACAGGGCTCGTCCACCCTGCGCGCGGTCGACCCGGGCACCGGAAAGGTGCTCAAGAGCGTCGATCTGCCGGCCGAGTACTTCGGCGAGGGCATCGCCGTGGTCGGGGACAGGATCTGGCAGCTGACCTGGCAGCAGAACGTGGCCATGCTGCGCGACCGGAGCACGCTCCAGCAGCTGAGCACCGCGTCCTACCAGGACGAGGGCTGGGGCCTCTGCTACGACGGCAAGCGGCTGATCATGAGCGACGGGACCTCGCTGCTGACCTTCCGCGACCCGAAGACGTTCGCCGTGACCGGGCACGTGCAGGTCGACTACCAGGGCCAGCTGAACGAGTTGGAGTGCGCGGACGGCTCGGTGTGGGCCAACGTGTACCCGACCAAGACGATCATTCGGGTGGATCCGGGCAGCGGCGCCGTGCAGGGCGTGGCCGACCTGTCGGCGCTCGGTCCGAAGGACGACACCACCCCTGACGACGTGCTCAACGGCATCTCGGTGGCCCCGGCGGCCGGCGAGTTCCTGGTCACCGGCAAACGCTGGCCCCTTGTTTACCGGGTGAGGTTCGTACGCGAGGACTGA
- a CDS encoding DUF3027 domain-containing protein, translating to MTAPTTSEQHPNPVLASVVELARAAAQQEAGDEPIGPHSGVLAEDEASVTHLFEASHPGYDGWRWAVTIATTGGDEDPVTISEVVLLPGPDSLVAPDWVPWGERVRAGDLGVGDLMPTTPDDPRLAAGYLESDDPAVEEVAREVGLGRVRVLSRFGRLDSARRWEGSDFGPRSDMARSAPGRCGTCGFYQQIAGSLGAAFGVCSNEITPADGHVVHVEYGCGAHSEAEVDTGSPVPVAELVYDDAELEVEQ from the coding sequence GTGACCGCACCGACCACCAGTGAGCAGCACCCGAATCCGGTCCTCGCATCGGTTGTCGAGCTGGCCAGGGCCGCCGCCCAGCAGGAGGCCGGCGACGAGCCGATCGGCCCGCACTCCGGCGTCCTCGCCGAGGACGAGGCGTCGGTCACACACCTGTTCGAGGCGTCGCACCCCGGCTACGACGGCTGGCGCTGGGCCGTGACCATCGCGACCACCGGTGGCGACGAGGACCCGGTGACGATCAGCGAGGTCGTGCTGCTGCCCGGGCCCGACTCGCTGGTGGCTCCGGACTGGGTGCCGTGGGGCGAGCGCGTGCGCGCCGGCGACCTCGGCGTCGGCGACCTCATGCCGACCACCCCGGACGACCCGCGGCTGGCGGCCGGCTACCTGGAGTCCGACGACCCGGCGGTGGAAGAGGTGGCCCGCGAGGTCGGCCTCGGCCGCGTGCGGGTGCTGTCCCGGTTCGGCCGGCTGGACTCGGCCCGCCGCTGGGAGGGCAGCGACTTCGGCCCGCGCAGCGACATGGCCCGCAGCGCGCCCGGCCGCTGCGGCACGTGCGGCTTCTACCAGCAGATCGCCGGCAGCCTCGGCGCCGCGTTCGGCGTCTGCTCCAACGAGATCACGCCGGCCGACGGCCACGTCGTGCACGTGGAGTACGGCTGCGGCGCGCACTCCGAGGCCGAGGTGGACACCGGCTCGCCGGTGCCCGTGGCCGAGCTGGTGTACGACGACGCGGAACTCGAAGTCGAGCAGTGA
- a CDS encoding sacsin N-terminal ATP-binding-like domain-containing protein: MSDFGVTDLRTSVLQAWRGSPTRFREDANAEEDLRLGGYRDRLLVELAQNAADAAETGGVLRLSVVDGELRAANTGAPLTEAGVAALASLRASAKRGARTVGQFGVGFAAVLAVSDEPRVVSTTGGVAFSAARTRELVGDLPEVAERDGAVPVLRLAWPLADDEPSVPEGFDTEVRLPLRPEVDAAELLAECAAEAPDLLIALPGLSRIEVGEQAWWREDNEDGTVVLHGPTGRVRWLLRRSSGELDASVVEGLGVEARQRPEWVVCWAVPLDSEGVPRPLDEDVLHAPTPTDERLSLPARLLATIPVEASRRRLMPGAAADAVLAAAARAYTDLVLAVQPEHRTLLVPLPDFPKSEVDGQLRALLISELRTSVWLPLQEGGFGTPARSRVLDVLAPSLADMLADIVDGLARAELSGVQHARQLAALEVPRLRLAEVSAIVSGQDRDPAWWARFYAALDPVAELDSTAREELGNLPVPLIDGRTVTGPRDVLLPDFDQETLAELSTMDVTGLRVAHPDAVHRLLERLGARPAGPADLLDAMRTAVERSMDDAESGVDTTSLVDTVLWLTESTGARRGERPWLGTLALPDSDGEFRHADELILPSSPLRSVFDEDVIGKDSPLGVLADELASRWTPDVLAAVGVIDSFVVVFDDSPGGPDHELADEETWWAAIDGDLNPPSTFSGVRDLDLVADDRWPDALRLLAAEPETWQAILLPGGYTSWWLARNARLAGASPRSWRLPDADALVGLYDPIPEVGVRTDLLAAIGVRDSLVVTDVADVTDVLQRLGDPARAVPSGVAMRAHGVLAEAVRSGAIDAGDVELDERVRALSGASVSGEQTVVLDSPWLLAAFTPDQVVAADPDDAEPLAELLDLPLAADEVDADALIGNGQPVSWSDLGAVVAASELLDRPVPDGLVVVYDELAVRRGDTRYHVAWWVTEDGVIHAEDTPAGLSRALAWAVDRWHDRHLLAALLDDPTAATYLS, from the coding sequence GTGAGCGATTTCGGCGTCACCGACCTGCGTACTTCCGTCCTCCAGGCCTGGCGCGGCTCGCCGACCCGGTTCCGTGAGGACGCGAATGCCGAAGAGGACCTGCGCCTCGGCGGCTACCGCGACCGGCTCCTGGTCGAGCTGGCCCAGAACGCCGCGGACGCGGCCGAGACCGGCGGCGTGCTGCGACTGTCCGTTGTGGACGGTGAGCTGCGCGCGGCCAACACCGGCGCGCCGCTGACCGAGGCCGGGGTGGCCGCGCTCGCTTCGTTACGGGCGAGCGCCAAGCGGGGCGCCCGTACCGTCGGTCAGTTCGGCGTCGGCTTCGCCGCCGTGCTGGCCGTTTCCGACGAGCCGCGCGTGGTGTCGACGACCGGTGGCGTGGCGTTTTCCGCGGCCCGGACCCGAGAACTCGTCGGCGATCTGCCCGAGGTGGCCGAGCGTGACGGCGCGGTCCCGGTGCTGCGCTTGGCTTGGCCGCTCGCCGACGACGAGCCGTCGGTGCCCGAGGGCTTCGACACCGAGGTGCGGCTGCCGCTGCGCCCGGAGGTCGACGCGGCCGAGCTGCTGGCCGAATGTGCCGCGGAGGCCCCGGATCTGCTGATCGCCCTGCCCGGGCTGAGCCGGATCGAGGTCGGCGAGCAGGCGTGGTGGCGTGAGGACAACGAGGACGGCACGGTCGTGCTGCACGGCCCGACCGGGCGCGTGCGCTGGCTGCTGCGTCGCTCGTCCGGCGAGCTCGACGCTTCCGTGGTCGAGGGCCTTGGCGTCGAGGCGCGGCAGCGGCCCGAATGGGTCGTGTGCTGGGCCGTGCCGCTCGACAGCGAGGGTGTGCCGCGTCCGCTCGACGAGGATGTGCTGCATGCGCCGACGCCGACCGACGAGCGACTTTCCTTGCCTGCCAGGCTGTTGGCCACGATTCCGGTCGAGGCGTCCCGTCGGCGGCTGATGCCCGGTGCCGCGGCCGACGCCGTGTTGGCCGCCGCCGCGCGGGCGTACACCGACCTGGTGTTGGCCGTGCAGCCGGAGCATCGGACGCTGCTGGTGCCGTTGCCGGACTTTCCCAAGTCCGAAGTGGATGGTCAGCTGCGAGCGCTGCTGATCTCCGAGTTGCGCACCTCGGTGTGGCTTCCGTTGCAGGAAGGCGGTTTCGGCACCCCGGCCCGGTCACGGGTGTTGGACGTGCTCGCCCCGTCGCTGGCCGACATGCTCGCGGACATCGTGGACGGCTTGGCCAGGGCCGAGCTCTCCGGCGTGCAGCACGCACGACAGCTTGCGGCGCTTGAGGTTCCGCGGCTGCGGCTGGCCGAGGTCTCGGCGATCGTCTCCGGTCAGGACCGCGATCCGGCGTGGTGGGCTCGGTTCTACGCGGCGCTCGATCCCGTGGCGGAGCTGGATTCCACCGCCCGCGAGGAGCTCGGCAACCTGCCCGTGCCGTTGATCGACGGCCGTACCGTCACCGGTCCGCGGGACGTGCTGCTGCCCGACTTCGACCAGGAGACTCTGGCCGAACTCTCCACAATGGACGTTACTGGGCTGCGGGTCGCGCATCCCGATGCCGTGCACCGGTTGTTGGAACGCCTCGGCGCGCGGCCGGCCGGCCCGGCCGACCTGTTGGACGCCATGCGGACCGCCGTCGAGCGGAGCATGGACGACGCCGAGTCCGGTGTGGACACCACGTCGCTGGTCGACACCGTGCTGTGGCTCACCGAGTCCACCGGCGCGCGGCGGGGCGAGCGGCCGTGGTTGGGCACCCTGGCGTTGCCCGATTCCGACGGCGAGTTCCGGCACGCCGACGAACTGATCCTGCCGTCCAGTCCGCTGCGTTCCGTCTTCGACGAGGACGTGATCGGCAAGGACTCGCCGCTCGGTGTCCTGGCCGACGAGCTCGCCTCGCGGTGGACGCCCGACGTGCTCGCCGCTGTCGGCGTGATCGACTCGTTCGTGGTCGTCTTCGACGACTCGCCCGGCGGCCCCGATCACGAGCTGGCCGACGAGGAGACGTGGTGGGCCGCCATCGACGGCGACCTCAACCCGCCGTCCACCTTCTCCGGCGTCCGCGATCTCGATCTTGTCGCCGACGACAGGTGGCCCGACGCCCTGCGCCTGTTGGCGGCGGAACCCGAGACGTGGCAGGCCATTCTGCTGCCCGGCGGCTACACCTCGTGGTGGCTGGCCCGCAACGCCCGTCTCGCCGGCGCTTCGCCGCGCTCTTGGCGTCTGCCCGACGCCGACGCCCTCGTCGGCCTCTACGACCCCATTCCCGAGGTCGGCGTTCGCACCGATCTGTTGGCCGCCATCGGCGTTCGCGACTCCTTGGTCGTCACCGATGTCGCCGACGTCACCGATGTCTTGCAGCGCTTGGGTGATCCCGCCCGCGCCGTCCCTTCCGGCGTCGCCATGCGGGCCCATGGCGTCTTGGCCGAGGCCGTCCGCTCCGGCGCCATCGACGCCGGCGACGTCGAACTCGACGAGCGCGTCCGGGCCCTCTCCGGCGCTTCCGTCTCCGGTGAGCAGACCGTCGTGCTCGATTCCCCTTGGCTGCTCGCCGCTTTCACCCCCGACCAGGTCGTCGCCGCCGACCCCGACGACGCCGAGCCCCTCGCCGAGCTCCTCGACCTCCCCCTGGCCGCCGACGAGGTCGATGCCGACGCCCTCATCGGCAACGGCCAGCCCGTCAGCTGGTCCGACCTCGGCGCCGTGGTCGCCGCCTCCGAGCTCCTCGACCGCCCCGTCCCCGACGGCCTCGTTGTCGTCTACGACGAGCTCGCCGTTCGTCGGGGCGACACCCGCTACCACGTGGCGTGGTGGGTCACCGAGGACGGCGTCATCCACGCCGAGGACACCCCCGCCGGCCTCTCCCGGGCGCTGGCGTGGGCCGTCGACCGTTGGCACGACCGCCACCTGTTGGCCGCCTTGTTGGACGACCCCACCGCGGCCACCTACCTGTCGTGA
- a CDS encoding DUF2530 domain-containing protein translates to MADKSKEEPGNELVAAPTPPPLPRALTDPVPVVIVGTLAFLVAFVVMLIVGAPAMWTWSCLAGFGLGFVGYGVFRWQRSAARRGSRTAQEGLL, encoded by the coding sequence GTGGCCGACAAGTCCAAAGAGGAGCCCGGTAACGAGTTGGTTGCCGCTCCCACCCCGCCGCCGCTGCCGCGCGCCCTCACCGACCCGGTGCCGGTGGTCATCGTCGGCACCCTGGCCTTCCTGGTGGCCTTCGTCGTCATGCTCATCGTCGGCGCCCCGGCCATGTGGACCTGGTCCTGCCTGGCCGGCTTCGGCCTGGGCTTCGTCGGCTACGGCGTCTTCCGCTGGCAGCGTTCCGCCGCCCGCCGCGGCTCCCGCACCGCCCAGGAGGGGCTGCTTTAG
- a CDS encoding NCS2 family permease, with protein MRANALDQFFKISERGSSVGREVRGGLVTFVAMAYIVVLNPLIIGSFSASDPGAHKDVLGGILPVPQVAAVTALVAGLMTILMGLLANYPFALATGLGLNSLVAVTIAPQVTWPEAMGLVLVEGLIIVLLVFTGFRTAVFNAVPAALKSAIAVGIGLFIALIGLVDAGFVRRLPDADHTTVPVGLGINGSIASWPTFVFVIGLVLTGILVARKVKGAILIGVLGTTILAIVIEAIFHAGPSNGTNPLGWDLGYPALPQQVLGLPDLSLVGHVSFGAWTRLPAITVLLLVFTLVLADFFDAMGTMTGLGKEAGLLREDGQLPKVGRALFVEGLAGAAGGLGSASSNTVFVESASGIAEGARTGLANVVTGVLFLLAMFLTPLYQVVPVEAAAPALVIVGALMIRQASGIDFTDFRIALPAFLTIVVMPFTYSIANGIGAGFISYVLLAVATGGARKVHPLMWVVAVAFVAYFAVGPIESALAGS; from the coding sequence ATGAGGGCGAACGCGCTTGACCAGTTCTTCAAGATCAGCGAACGCGGCTCGTCGGTGGGCCGGGAGGTCCGCGGCGGCCTGGTGACCTTCGTCGCGATGGCCTACATCGTCGTGCTGAACCCGCTGATCATCGGCAGCTTCTCGGCCAGCGATCCGGGCGCGCACAAGGACGTGCTGGGCGGCATCCTGCCGGTCCCGCAGGTGGCGGCGGTCACGGCCCTGGTCGCGGGCCTGATGACGATCCTGATGGGCCTGCTGGCCAACTACCCGTTCGCCCTGGCCACCGGCCTCGGCCTGAACAGCCTGGTCGCGGTGACGATCGCGCCGCAGGTGACCTGGCCGGAGGCGATGGGCCTGGTCCTGGTCGAGGGCCTGATCATCGTGCTGCTGGTCTTCACCGGTTTCCGGACCGCCGTGTTCAACGCGGTGCCGGCGGCGCTGAAGTCGGCCATCGCGGTCGGCATCGGCCTGTTCATCGCGCTGATCGGCCTGGTCGACGCCGGTTTCGTGCGCCGGCTGCCGGACGCCGACCACACCACGGTGCCGGTGGGTCTCGGCATCAACGGCTCGATCGCGTCCTGGCCGACGTTCGTCTTCGTGATCGGCCTGGTGCTGACCGGGATCCTGGTCGCACGCAAGGTCAAGGGCGCGATCCTGATCGGCGTGCTGGGCACGACGATCCTGGCCATCGTCATCGAGGCGATCTTCCACGCCGGCCCGTCCAACGGCACCAACCCGCTGGGCTGGGACCTGGGCTACCCGGCGCTGCCGCAGCAGGTGCTGGGCCTGCCGGACCTGTCGCTGGTCGGTCACGTCTCGTTCGGCGCATGGACCCGGCTGCCGGCGATCACCGTGCTGCTGCTGGTCTTCACGCTGGTGCTGGCCGACTTCTTCGACGCCATGGGCACGATGACCGGCCTCGGCAAGGAGGCCGGCCTGCTGCGCGAGGACGGCCAGCTGCCCAAGGTCGGCCGGGCGCTGTTCGTGGAGGGCCTGGCCGGCGCGGCCGGCGGCCTGGGCTCGGCCAGCTCGAACACGGTGTTCGTGGAGTCGGCCTCGGGCATCGCCGAGGGCGCGCGGACCGGCCTGGCCAACGTCGTCACGGGCGTGCTGTTCCTGCTGGCGATGTTCCTCACGCCGCTGTACCAGGTGGTCCCGGTCGAGGCGGCGGCCCCGGCCCTGGTGATCGTCGGCGCACTGATGATCCGGCAGGCCAGCGGCATCGACTTCACCGACTTCCGGATCGCCCTGCCGGCCTTCCTGACCATCGTGGTGATGCCGTTCACGTACTCCATCGCCAACGGCATCGGCGCCGGCTTCATCAGCTACGTGCTGCTGGCGGTGGCCACCGGCGGGGCCCGCAAGGTGCATCCGCTGATGTGGGTGGTGGCTGTGGCCTTCGTCGCGTACTTCGCGGTGGGCCCGATCGAGTCGGCCCTGGCCGGTAGTTAG
- a CDS encoding MarR family winged helix-turn-helix transcriptional regulator, whose amino-acid sequence MAEPESTEPSLASRLRLAVVRLNRRLRAQRTNSSVTLTQVSALSALRKCGPLTPGELAAKEGVQPPSMTRVIAALEDYGFVSRRPHPTDGRQAIVELTEQGTAYLRAEVSAREAWLDSRLAELDDEDRELLARAAEIIDRMAGQ is encoded by the coding sequence ATGGCGGAACCCGAGTCGACCGAGCCGTCGCTGGCCAGCCGCTTGCGGCTGGCCGTGGTGCGGCTCAACCGTCGGCTACGGGCCCAGCGCACCAACTCGTCGGTCACGCTGACCCAGGTCTCGGCCCTGTCCGCGCTGCGCAAGTGCGGACCGCTGACCCCGGGCGAGCTGGCCGCGAAGGAAGGTGTCCAGCCCCCGTCGATGACCAGGGTGATCGCGGCGCTCGAGGACTACGGCTTCGTGTCCCGGCGCCCGCACCCCACCGACGGCCGGCAGGCCATCGTCGAGCTGACCGAACAGGGCACCGCCTATCTGCGGGCCGAGGTGTCGGCCAGGGAAGCCTGGCTGGACTCGCGGCTCGCGGAATTGGACGACGAGGATCGGGAGCTGCTCGCCAGGGCGGCCGAGATCATCGACCGGATGGCGGGCCAGTAA